From Streptomyces yatensis, one genomic window encodes:
- a CDS encoding CARDB domain-containing protein: MRRRHHGRRLAAGLVTAGLLTVGLLPVAAHAAEGANLALGRPVTASGAHGSYPASNVTDGSQSSYWEGPAGSFPQWVQVDLGNKADIDEVVLKLPASWESRTEGVRVQASADGQNFTTVVADARKDFSPSSGNTVALDVTAEARYVRVQVTGNTGWNAAQLSEVEVRGEAGGEDPGDPPAGTNLALRKPIEASSTTQNYVASNANDGSTASYWEASGQSSTLTAKLGADADLTGVVVKLNPDPVWSTRSQSIQVLGRPIGESGFTSLKDRADYTFNPSQNKNTVTIPVTGRYADVRLQFFGNTGAGGGQVAEFEVVGSAAPAPDLTVTDLSWSPQAPSETDAVTVEATVRNAGPVAAPATTVNVSLEGAVAGSGAVDALAPGASVKVPVKVGKRPMGSYTVSAVVDPTDTVAELDNSNNSRNAATKLVVGQAPGPDLEVSGITTNPSSPAVGAKVTFTVAVHNRGTSAVPAGSVTRLTVGETTLNGTAGAIPAGGTATVAIDGSWTATNGGATLTATADATGTVAETNEDNNTFARSLVVGRGAAVPYTEYEAEDGRYDGTLLKSDAKRTFGHTNFATESSGRASVRLDSTGQYVEFTSTTPSNSIVVRNSIPDAAAGGGKEATISLYADGKFVRKLTLSSKHSWLYGTTDDPEGLTNRPGGDARRLFDESHALLTDSYPVGTKFRLQRDAGDDAAFYIIDLVDLEQVAAPATKPADCVSITDYGAVPNDGIDDADAIQRAVTADQEGRIPCVWIPAGQWRQEKKILTDDPQNHGQYNQMGIRDVTIRGAGMWHSQLYSLIPPQEAGGINHPHEGNFGFDIDDNTKISDIAIFGSGTIRGGDGGAEGGVGLNGRFGKNTKITNVWLEHANVGAWVGRDYSNIPELWGPGDGLEFSGVRIRNTYADGVNFTNGTRNSTVYNSSFRNTGDDSLAVWANKYVKDTSTDIGHDNHFRNNTVQLPWRANGIAVYGGYGNTIENNLISDTMNYPGIMLATDHDPLPFSGQTLIANNGLYRTGGAFWGEAQEFGAITLFAQGQDIPGVTIRDTDIHDSTYDGIQFKTGGGAMPGVRIENVTIDKSTNGSGILAMSGARGSATLTNVTITNSAEGDVVKEPGSQFVINGSANGASASASRD, from the coding sequence AAGGCGGACATCGACGAGGTGGTGCTGAAGCTCCCCGCCTCGTGGGAGTCCCGCACCGAGGGCGTCAGGGTCCAGGCCAGCGCCGACGGCCAGAACTTCACCACGGTGGTCGCCGACGCGCGCAAGGACTTCTCGCCGTCGTCCGGCAACACCGTGGCGCTCGATGTCACGGCCGAGGCGCGGTACGTGCGCGTACAGGTGACTGGCAACACCGGTTGGAACGCCGCCCAGCTCTCCGAGGTGGAGGTGCGCGGGGAGGCCGGCGGGGAGGACCCCGGGGACCCGCCCGCGGGCACCAACCTGGCCCTGCGCAAGCCGATCGAGGCGTCGTCGACCACCCAGAACTACGTGGCGAGCAACGCCAACGACGGCAGCACCGCCAGCTACTGGGAGGCGAGCGGGCAGTCCTCGACGCTCACCGCGAAGCTCGGCGCCGACGCCGATCTGACCGGCGTCGTCGTCAAGCTGAACCCCGATCCCGTCTGGAGCACCCGGTCGCAGAGCATCCAGGTGCTGGGGCGGCCGATCGGGGAGTCCGGTTTCACCTCGCTGAAGGACCGGGCCGACTACACGTTCAACCCGTCGCAGAACAAGAACACGGTGACCATCCCGGTCACGGGCCGGTACGCGGACGTACGGCTGCAGTTCTTCGGCAACACCGGCGCCGGCGGGGGACAGGTGGCCGAGTTCGAGGTCGTCGGCTCGGCCGCGCCCGCTCCCGATCTGACCGTCACCGATCTCTCCTGGTCGCCCCAGGCGCCGTCCGAGACGGACGCGGTCACCGTGGAGGCGACGGTCCGCAACGCCGGGCCGGTCGCCGCACCCGCCACCACCGTGAACGTCAGCCTCGAGGGCGCGGTCGCCGGCAGCGGCGCCGTCGACGCGCTCGCGCCGGGCGCCTCGGTGAAGGTGCCGGTCAAGGTCGGCAAGCGGCCCATGGGCAGCTACACCGTGTCCGCCGTCGTCGACCCGACCGACACGGTCGCCGAACTCGACAACAGCAACAACAGCCGCAACGCCGCCACGAAGCTGGTCGTCGGCCAGGCCCCCGGGCCGGACCTGGAGGTCAGCGGCATCACCACCAACCCCTCCAGCCCGGCCGTCGGCGCCAAGGTCACCTTCACCGTCGCCGTGCACAACAGGGGTACGAGCGCGGTGCCCGCCGGATCGGTCACCCGGCTCACCGTCGGCGAGACCACGCTGAACGGCACGGCGGGCGCCATCCCGGCCGGTGGCACCGCCACCGTGGCCATCGACGGCAGCTGGACCGCCACCAACGGTGGAGCGACGCTCACCGCGACGGCCGACGCCACCGGCACCGTCGCCGAGACCAACGAGGACAACAACACCTTCGCCCGCTCCCTCGTCGTCGGACGCGGCGCCGCCGTGCCGTACACCGAGTACGAGGCCGAGGACGGCCGGTACGACGGGACCCTGCTGAAGTCGGACGCCAAGCGCACCTTCGGGCACACCAACTTCGCCACCGAGTCCTCCGGGCGCGCATCGGTCCGACTCGACAGCACGGGGCAGTACGTGGAGTTCACCTCCACCACACCGTCCAACTCGATCGTCGTCCGCAACTCCATCCCGGACGCGGCAGCAGGTGGCGGCAAGGAGGCCACCATCAGCCTCTACGCGGACGGGAAGTTCGTCCGCAAACTCACCCTGTCCTCCAAGCACAGCTGGCTCTACGGCACCACCGACGATCCCGAGGGCCTGACCAATCGGCCCGGTGGCGACGCCCGGCGGCTGTTCGACGAGTCCCACGCCCTGCTCACCGACTCCTACCCGGTGGGCACCAAGTTCCGGCTCCAGCGGGATGCCGGTGACGACGCGGCCTTCTACATCATCGACCTGGTCGACCTGGAGCAGGTCGCGGCACCGGCCACCAAGCCCGCCGACTGCGTCTCCATCACCGACTACGGGGCCGTGCCCAACGACGGCATCGACGACGCGGACGCCATCCAGCGCGCCGTCACGGCGGACCAGGAGGGCCGGATCCCCTGCGTGTGGATCCCCGCGGGCCAGTGGCGCCAGGAGAAGAAGATCCTCACCGACGACCCGCAGAACCACGGCCAGTACAACCAGATGGGCATCCGGGACGTCACCATCCGCGGCGCCGGGATGTGGCACTCCCAGCTCTACTCGCTCATCCCGCCCCAGGAAGCGGGCGGCATCAACCACCCCCACGAGGGCAACTTCGGCTTCGACATCGACGACAACACCAAGATCTCCGATATCGCCATCTTCGGCTCCGGCACCATCCGCGGTGGCGACGGCGGCGCCGAGGGCGGCGTCGGGCTCAACGGCCGCTTCGGCAAGAACACCAAGATCACCAACGTATGGCTCGAACACGCCAACGTCGGCGCCTGGGTCGGCCGCGACTACTCCAACATCCCCGAGCTGTGGGGGCCCGGTGACGGCCTCGAATTCAGCGGCGTACGGATCCGCAACACCTACGCCGACGGCGTCAACTTCACCAACGGCACCCGCAATTCGACCGTTTACAACTCCTCCTTCCGCAACACCGGCGACGACTCACTCGCCGTCTGGGCCAACAAGTACGTCAAGGACACCTCGACGGACATCGGCCACGACAACCACTTCCGCAACAACACCGTCCAACTGCCCTGGCGGGCCAACGGCATCGCGGTCTACGGCGGCTACGGCAACACGATCGAGAACAACCTGATCTCCGACACCATGAACTACCCGGGGATCATGCTCGCCACGGACCACGACCCGCTGCCCTTCTCGGGCCAGACGCTCATCGCCAACAACGGCCTGTACCGCACGGGCGGCGCGTTCTGGGGCGAGGCGCAGGAGTTCGGCGCGATCACCCTGTTCGCCCAGGGGCAGGACATCCCCGGGGTCACGATCCGCGACACCGACATCCACGACTCCACCTACGACGGCATCCAGTTCAAGACGGGCGGCGGCGCGATGCCCGGTGTCCGGATCGAGAACGTCACCATCGACAAGTCCACCAACGGGTCCGGGATCCTCGCGATGAGCGGGGCGCGCGGCAGCGCCACGCTGACGAACGTGACGATCACCAACTCGGCCGAGGGCGACGTGGTGAAGGAGCCGGGCTCGCAGTTCGTGATCAACGGCTCCGCGAACGGGGCCTCCGCATCCGCGTCGCGCGACTGA
- a CDS encoding HEAT repeat domain-containing protein, whose protein sequence is MPWVQEVAPINTSIGTPQNTRVANALSAEDSSVRLQAALAVGSNPDPGFLEPLVERCAIEPDFFVRDMLSWALTRLPPEITLPRIRQELDSERAQARGQALHTLSKIGDKGAWAWITRDLLHDADDEVARTAWRVAVVLVPEDEREGLAEELVTRLGRGDREVRLSLSRALVDLGEVTEPALGRAAANPDPEVATHARATELLRQNPETGFDAAIEEAKRVVTLGPEGAAAAEAAAAAAAPGVTEGAEAAASAKAAASANAAETAETTEIADC, encoded by the coding sequence GTGCCCTGGGTGCAGGAGGTGGCCCCGATCAACACATCCATCGGAACCCCGCAGAACACCCGCGTGGCCAACGCCCTGAGCGCCGAGGACTCATCGGTCCGGCTTCAGGCGGCCCTTGCGGTCGGCTCGAACCCCGACCCCGGCTTCCTGGAGCCGCTCGTCGAGCGGTGCGCCATCGAGCCGGACTTCTTCGTACGGGACATGCTGTCCTGGGCGCTGACCCGGCTCCCACCGGAGATCACCCTGCCCCGGATCCGCCAGGAACTCGACTCCGAGCGCGCTCAGGCCCGCGGCCAGGCGTTGCACACGCTCTCCAAGATCGGCGACAAGGGCGCATGGGCCTGGATCACCCGCGACCTGCTGCACGACGCCGACGACGAGGTGGCGCGGACCGCGTGGCGCGTCGCGGTCGTCCTCGTACCCGAGGACGAGCGGGAGGGCCTGGCCGAGGAGCTGGTCACGCGGCTCGGCCGCGGCGACCGCGAGGTGCGGCTGAGCCTGAGCCGGGCCCTGGTCGACCTCGGCGAGGTGACCGAACCCGCCCTGGGGCGGGCCGCGGCGAACCCCGACCCGGAGGTGGCCACGCACGCCCGTGCCACCGAGCTGCTCCGGCAGAACCCGGAGACCGGATTCGACGCGGCGATCGAGGAGGCGAAGCGAGTGGTCACGCTCGGCCCGGAAGGAGCCGCTGCCGCGGAGGCCGCTGCCGCCGCGGCTGCGCCGGGAGTCACCGAGGGTGCGGAGGCCGCGGCGTCCGCGAAGGCTGCGGCGTCCGCGAACGCTGCGGAGACCGCGGAGACTACGGAGATCGCGGATTGCTGA
- a CDS encoding cupin domain-containing protein, protein MTLPEASDRIPAGAEARTVRVTLAPGDPGAPPHRHPGPLYGYVTEGEILFELEGEAPRVLKAGDAVFEPGGDVIHYQGANNLPDAQSQLVVTMFAPPGTPVLTAVSPEELAERRHLRVGN, encoded by the coding sequence ATGACCCTGCCGGAGGCGTCGGACCGGATCCCGGCCGGCGCCGAGGCCAGGACCGTTCGGGTCACCCTGGCGCCCGGTGATCCTGGCGCGCCGCCGCACCGGCACCCCGGACCGCTGTATGGCTATGTGACCGAGGGCGAGATCCTCTTCGAGCTGGAAGGGGAGGCGCCGAGGGTGCTCAAGGCCGGTGACGCCGTGTTCGAGCCCGGCGGGGACGTGATCCACTACCAGGGCGCCAACAACCTTCCGGACGCGCAGTCGCAGCTGGTGGTGACCATGTTCGCGCCTCCCGGTACCCCGGTCCTTACCGCGGTCAGCCCGGAGGAGCTGGCCGAACGACGGCACCTGCGGGTGGGCAACTGA
- a CDS encoding amidase, whose product MEWNFQTAENLVAALRAGEVTSAELTDQAIARIERDDKAINAICVPDFDRARAAARGADEARARGEDRPLLGIPVTVKESYNIAGLPTTWGMPPHRNFMPAEDAVQVSRLKDAGAVVLGKTNVPLGLQDVQSFNEIYGTTNNPWDHGRTPGGSSGGSAAALACGFGALSIGSDIGGSLRTPAHFCGVYAHKPTLGLAAGRGMVPPPAPALPTDSDLAVVGPMARTARDLALLLDVMAGPDPLTLGVAHTVTLPPARHERLRDFRVLVLDEHPLIPTGSAVRAGLNRVADALADDGARVERHSPLLPDLTEAAKLYAQLLFSSLVARFPLEAYEELRAGAAALSADDQSLDAARLRGMVFSHRDWIAANDRRERHRHGWRQLFAEFDAVVCPITPTPAFPHDHNPDRLERRIDIDGVAYPYLDQLVWAGLPTMPGLPATAIPAGRSPEGLPVGVQLIGPMFEDRTPLRLAELLERKIGGFQAPE is encoded by the coding sequence ATGGAGTGGAATTTTCAGACGGCCGAAAACCTCGTGGCCGCTTTGCGTGCCGGTGAAGTGACCTCGGCGGAACTGACCGATCAGGCGATCGCCCGTATTGAGCGGGACGACAAGGCGATCAACGCGATCTGTGTGCCGGACTTCGACCGGGCACGGGCCGCCGCGCGCGGTGCCGACGAGGCGCGTGCCCGTGGTGAGGACCGGCCGCTGCTCGGCATTCCGGTGACGGTCAAGGAGTCCTACAACATCGCCGGGCTGCCCACGACCTGGGGCATGCCACCACATCGGAACTTCATGCCCGCCGAGGACGCGGTGCAGGTGTCGCGGCTCAAGGACGCGGGCGCGGTGGTGCTCGGCAAGACCAATGTGCCGTTGGGGCTGCAGGATGTGCAGAGCTTCAACGAGATTTACGGCACCACCAATAACCCGTGGGATCACGGTCGTACCCCGGGTGGGTCCTCCGGCGGATCGGCGGCGGCCCTGGCGTGCGGATTCGGCGCGCTGTCCATCGGCTCCGACATCGGCGGTTCCTTGCGCACCCCCGCGCATTTCTGCGGTGTCTACGCACATAAGCCGACCCTCGGGCTCGCGGCCGGCCGCGGCATGGTCCCGCCGCCCGCACCGGCCTTGCCGACCGACTCCGACCTCGCCGTCGTCGGTCCGATGGCACGCACGGCCCGCGACCTCGCGCTCCTGCTCGACGTGATGGCCGGGCCGGACCCGCTGACGCTGGGTGTGGCGCACACCGTGACGCTGCCGCCCGCGCGCCATGAGCGGCTCCGCGACTTCCGGGTCCTGGTCCTCGACGAGCATCCGCTCATTCCGACCGGGTCCGCCGTACGAGCGGGCCTGAACCGGGTGGCCGACGCGCTCGCCGACGACGGCGCCCGCGTCGAACGGCACAGTCCGCTGCTGCCCGATCTGACCGAAGCCGCCAAGCTCTACGCACAGTTGCTGTTCTCGAGCCTGGTCGCGCGTTTCCCCCTCGAAGCGTACGAGGAGCTGCGGGCCGGCGCCGCCGCGCTGAGCGCGGACGACCAGAGTCTCGATGCGGCGCGGCTGCGCGGCATGGTGTTCAGCCACCGCGACTGGATCGCGGCGAACGACCGTCGCGAGCGCCACCGCCATGGCTGGCGGCAGCTCTTCGCCGAGTTCGACGCCGTGGTGTGTCCCATCACGCCCACTCCCGCGTTCCCGCACGACCACAACCCCGATCGGCTGGAACGCCGGATCGACATCGACGGTGTCGCGTACCCGTACCTCGACCAGCTCGTCTGGGCCGGTCTGCCCACCATGCCCGGCCTGCCCGCCACCGCCATACCGGCGGGCCGGTCCCCCGAGGGTCTGCCGGTGGGAGTGCAGCTCATCGGCCCGATGTTCGAGGACCGCACCCCGCTGCGGCTGGCCGAGCTGCTCGAGCGGAAGATCGGTGGCTTCCAGGCACCGGAGTAG
- a CDS encoding spore germination protein GerW family protein, with amino-acid sequence MTAPDDRARPVPPARMTADQASATLLERLADELGSLTSGRVVYGEPVTNGGVTVIPVAEVSVGFGLGFGGGAGSEGDAGKTGGEGAGGGGVRARPRGFIEIKNGTVTYKPFRNPWLDAAVPLAALLAGTALPGLTRRLAKRCRG; translated from the coding sequence ATGACCGCTCCGGACGACAGAGCCCGGCCCGTCCCGCCGGCGCGCATGACCGCCGACCAAGCCTCCGCCACCCTGCTGGAGCGTCTCGCGGACGAACTCGGCAGCCTGACCTCGGGGAGGGTCGTTTACGGCGAGCCCGTCACCAACGGGGGCGTCACCGTCATTCCGGTCGCCGAGGTCAGTGTCGGCTTCGGCTTGGGCTTCGGCGGTGGTGCGGGATCCGAGGGCGATGCGGGCAAGACCGGCGGCGAAGGTGCGGGAGGTGGAGGAGTCCGGGCCCGGCCCCGCGGCTTCATCGAGATCAAGAACGGCACCGTCACCTACAAACCGTTCCGGAATCCCTGGCTGGATGCCGCCGTGCCGCTCGCCGCTCTCCTGGCAGGCACCGCTCTCCCAGGACTGACACGCCGCCTGGCCAAGCGTTGCCGGGGGTGA
- a CDS encoding TetR/AcrR family transcriptional regulator has translation MGRTSDAKEKILNAAHSLIELRGYSALGVAEICKAADVPKGSFYYFFESKEALALAVLDEHWHAQRDDWARALEDDAEPLTRLRRLFQQTQAGLRAGQQSCGTVSGCMFGNLTLELSNQTEPIRARLQQIFDAQVEMVDTVIAEARERGEATVGDTRDAARSVVAQLEGQVLFAKLYNNTQHLEALWENCLALLSARPTGMAAVNS, from the coding sequence ATGGGACGCACCAGTGATGCGAAGGAGAAGATCCTCAACGCCGCGCACTCGCTCATCGAACTGCGCGGTTACTCGGCGCTGGGTGTCGCCGAGATCTGCAAGGCGGCCGACGTCCCCAAGGGCAGCTTCTACTACTTCTTCGAGTCGAAGGAGGCTCTCGCCCTGGCCGTCCTCGACGAGCACTGGCACGCGCAGCGCGACGACTGGGCCCGGGCCCTGGAGGACGACGCGGAGCCGCTCACGCGGCTGCGCCGGCTGTTCCAGCAGACCCAGGCCGGTCTGCGGGCGGGACAGCAGAGCTGTGGAACGGTCTCCGGGTGCATGTTCGGCAACCTCACCCTGGAGCTGAGCAATCAGACCGAGCCCATCCGCGCTCGCCTTCAGCAGATCTTCGACGCCCAGGTGGAGATGGTCGATACGGTCATCGCCGAAGCCCGGGAGCGCGGGGAGGCCACCGTCGGCGACACCCGTGACGCCGCCCGGTCGGTCGTCGCCCAGCTCGAGGGCCAGGTGCTGTTCGCCAAGCTCTACAACAACACCCAGCACCTCGAAGCCCTGTGGGAGAACTGCCTGGCGCTGCTTTCCGCACGCCCGACGGGCATGGCGGCCGTCAACTCCTGA
- a CDS encoding TetR/AcrR family transcriptional regulator: MSVHERKARERAHRHQLIVSTARELAETHGWDAVTTRRLAERIEYSQPVLYSHFRSRNEIVGAVALEGFAELTAALRAAVPEGPADREAVTALAHAYTDFAERNHALYDAMFSLDNGLPFADEATPAPLREGYQALLDPLQDHAGSDAPGLFVETFWAALHGLVMLTRAGRMPADQVPQRLDLLIDRFIPR; encoded by the coding sequence ATGTCGGTACACGAACGCAAGGCACGCGAGCGGGCCCACCGCCACCAACTGATCGTCTCAACGGCCCGCGAACTCGCCGAGACCCACGGCTGGGACGCGGTCACCACACGCCGGCTCGCCGAGCGGATCGAGTACAGCCAGCCCGTGCTCTACAGCCACTTCCGCAGCCGGAACGAGATCGTGGGAGCGGTCGCGCTGGAGGGATTCGCCGAGCTGACGGCCGCGTTGCGCGCCGCGGTGCCGGAAGGGCCGGCCGACCGGGAGGCGGTGACCGCGCTGGCCCACGCCTACACCGACTTCGCCGAGCGCAACCACGCCCTGTACGACGCGATGTTCAGTCTCGACAACGGCCTGCCCTTCGCCGACGAGGCCACCCCCGCCCCCCTGCGCGAGGGGTACCAGGCCCTGCTCGACCCGCTCCAGGACCACGCGGGCTCCGACGCACCGGGATTGTTCGTCGAGACGTTCTGGGCCGCGCTGCACGGACTGGTCATGCTCACCCGTGCCGGACGCATGCCCGCCGACCAAGTTCCCCAGCGCCTCGACCTCCTGATCGACCGCTTCATCCCCCGCTGA
- a CDS encoding DUF1772 domain-containing protein produces MRDVLAVVTVVVVGVMVGVEFAVAAFVNPILDRLPNDGGLDARGDGARVLGRVMPFWYIGSVVLGAIWAAVTWGDAGASFVTAGTLLLVLSVVMSILLLVPINSRVASWSREGVPADWKQQVGRWDRFHYVRVGVIVLAFTLLAVALVRAG; encoded by the coding sequence ATGCGGGACGTACTGGCAGTGGTCACCGTCGTCGTGGTCGGGGTGATGGTGGGCGTGGAGTTCGCGGTGGCGGCGTTCGTCAACCCGATCCTCGACCGGCTCCCGAACGACGGCGGACTCGACGCCCGCGGCGACGGCGCGCGCGTCCTGGGCAGGGTCATGCCGTTCTGGTACATCGGCTCGGTCGTCCTCGGCGCGATATGGGCCGCGGTGACGTGGGGCGACGCGGGCGCGTCGTTCGTCACCGCGGGCACGCTCCTGCTCGTGCTGAGCGTGGTGATGTCGATCCTCCTGCTGGTGCCGATCAATTCGCGGGTCGCGAGCTGGTCGCGCGAGGGCGTGCCCGCGGACTGGAAGCAGCAGGTGGGCCGGTGGGACCGGTTTCACTACGTGCGGGTGGGCGTGATCGTGCTCGCCTTCACGCTGCTCGCCGTCGCCCTCGTCCGGGCCGGATGA
- a CDS encoding SDR family NAD(P)-dependent oxidoreductase has product MRRVLVTGASRGIGRAVAHAFAERGDRVGVHYATGLADAEDTLRGLPGSGHGLLGGDLGEPQAARDIVEQAVRTLGGVDVLVNNAAIAPSAENRHSVADVSYPDWQRIWHRMIDVNLLGAANMTYCVARHLIDRGATGSIVNIGSRGAFRGEPDFPAYGASKAALHAFGQSMAVTLAPHGIAVASVAPGFVATERQAPKMTGPAGDELRGQSPFGRVGTPEEVAAAVLYLASPEAAWSSGAVLDLNGASYLRT; this is encoded by the coding sequence ATGAGGCGGGTGCTGGTCACAGGGGCGTCGCGGGGCATCGGCCGGGCCGTGGCCCACGCCTTCGCCGAGCGCGGCGACCGCGTGGGGGTGCACTACGCGACCGGCCTCGCGGATGCCGAGGACACTCTGCGAGGCTTGCCCGGCTCCGGCCATGGTCTGCTCGGCGGCGATCTCGGTGAGCCACAAGCGGCGCGGGACATCGTCGAGCAGGCCGTGCGGACGCTGGGCGGGGTCGATGTGCTGGTCAACAACGCGGCCATCGCGCCGTCCGCCGAGAACCGGCACTCCGTGGCCGACGTGTCCTACCCGGACTGGCAGCGGATCTGGCACCGCATGATCGACGTCAATCTACTGGGTGCGGCGAACATGACCTATTGCGTCGCCCGGCATCTCATCGACCGCGGCGCCACCGGAAGCATCGTCAACATCGGTTCCCGCGGCGCCTTCCGGGGCGAGCCGGACTTCCCCGCGTACGGCGCGAGCAAGGCCGCGCTGCACGCGTTCGGGCAGTCGATGGCCGTCACGCTGGCGCCGCACGGGATCGCGGTGGCGTCCGTGGCCCCCGGGTTCGTCGCGACCGAACGGCAGGCCCCCAAGATGACCGGTCCCGCCGGGGACGAGCTACGGGGCCAGAGCCCGTTCGGGCGGGTCGGGACGCCCGAGGAGGTCGCCGCCGCCGTGCTGTACCTGGCCTCACCGGAGGCCGCGTGGTCCTCCGGAGCCGTGCTCGACCTCAACGGCGCGTCCTACCTCCGGACCTGA
- a CDS encoding VOC family protein: MSVRPAVHLAIPVDDLDAARRFYGGVLGLAEGRSTGHWVDWDLHGHQLVTHVVPGGPVSTGSSSVDGQAVPIPHFGLLLSTEDFHALADRLRAAGTDFVIEPCLRFRDEPAEQWTMFLHDPAGNALEFKAFRDESKVFAR, translated from the coding sequence ATGTCTGTGCGTCCTGCCGTGCATCTGGCCATACCCGTGGATGATCTGGATGCCGCGCGCCGGTTCTACGGTGGCGTCCTGGGGCTTGCCGAGGGGCGTTCCACCGGCCACTGGGTCGATTGGGACCTGCACGGCCATCAACTGGTGACCCATGTTGTCCCCGGTGGCCCCGTGTCCACCGGGTCCAGTTCGGTCGACGGGCAGGCGGTGCCGATTCCGCACTTCGGGCTGCTGCTGTCGACGGAGGACTTCCACGCGCTCGCCGACCGGCTCCGCGCGGCGGGCACCGACTTCGTCATCGAGCCCTGCCTGCGCTTCCGGGACGAGCCGGCGGAGCAGTGGACGATGTTCCTCCACGATCCGGCGGGCAACGCGCTGGAGTTCAAGGCGTTCCGTGACGAGTCGAAGGTGTTCGCGCGATGA
- a CDS encoding GntR family transcriptional regulator — protein sequence MSTFDMPTAPLPKASRRGLAHEAADLIREAIFAGHFPPGSPLREVELAASLGVSRGSVREGLAFLEREGLVRSAWHRGTTVIDVTEQDVEEVYAVRAALDRLAATSAQANATAEQLTELDTLVRAMAEEVGGEASGARLLALDIAFHDLIYAASNNRRLGAAWHAVRSQVYLFQLRRIALGYEHYRARVVDEHHELATLLRSGDRETLARRAEEHVDSARRGLLTGLRP from the coding sequence ATGTCAACATTCGACATGCCCACCGCACCGCTCCCCAAAGCCAGCCGCCGCGGACTGGCACACGAGGCCGCCGACCTCATCCGCGAGGCGATCTTCGCCGGCCACTTCCCGCCCGGATCGCCGCTGCGCGAGGTCGAACTCGCCGCCTCATTGGGGGTCAGCCGCGGATCGGTACGCGAAGGACTCGCCTTCCTCGAACGCGAAGGGCTGGTCCGGAGCGCCTGGCACCGTGGCACCACCGTCATCGACGTCACCGAGCAGGACGTCGAGGAGGTCTACGCCGTGCGCGCCGCGCTCGACCGCCTCGCGGCGACGAGCGCGCAGGCAAACGCGACCGCCGAGCAGCTGACCGAGCTGGACACCCTGGTCCGGGCGATGGCGGAGGAGGTCGGCGGCGAGGCGTCCGGCGCGCGGCTGCTCGCGCTCGACATCGCCTTCCACGACCTGATCTACGCGGCCTCGAACAACCGCAGACTCGGCGCGGCATGGCACGCCGTGCGCTCACAGGTCTATCTGTTCCAGCTCCGTCGTATCGCCCTCGGCTACGAGCACTACCGTGCCCGGGTGGTGGACGAACACCATGAACTGGCGACGCTCCTGCGCTCCGGCGACCGCGAGACGCTGGCCCGGCGCGCTGAAGAACACGTCGACTCGGCCCGCCGCGGTCTCCTCACCGGACTGCGTCCCTGA
- a CDS encoding TetR/AcrR family transcriptional regulator has translation MRAIALKMFTERGYELTSLTQVAQQAGVTRQAVLHHFANKEELLTSSYEELLPALDAVIESARAHPPSAATRMRAVEEFDALVRGEHGASLVCAQVNEHALRGLTAARTLQQRLGDLTRALATGEGPEGVMRGRLALSAVIMAAARGRELGGRQAERHAAALAVARSLIAPDTER, from the coding sequence GTGCGGGCCATCGCGCTGAAGATGTTCACCGAGCGGGGCTACGAGCTGACGTCGTTGACCCAGGTCGCCCAGCAGGCGGGGGTCACCAGGCAGGCCGTCCTGCACCACTTCGCGAACAAGGAGGAGCTGCTCACCAGTTCCTACGAAGAACTGCTCCCGGCGCTCGACGCCGTCATCGAGTCCGCACGCGCCCACCCGCCGTCCGCGGCGACCCGTATGCGAGCCGTCGAGGAGTTCGACGCCCTGGTCCGTGGCGAGCACGGTGCCTCGCTGGTGTGCGCCCAGGTCAACGAGCACGCCCTGCGGGGCCTGACCGCCGCGCGCACACTCCAGCAGCGGCTGGGCGACCTGACCCGCGCACTGGCCACCGGCGAAGGGCCCGAGGGGGTGATGCGCGGACGGCTGGCCCTGTCCGCTGTGATCATGGCCGCGGCACGCGGCCGCGAACTGGGCGGCCGGCAGGCGGAGCGCCACGCAGCGGCGCTCGCGGTGGCCCGCTCACTGATCGCACCCGACACCGAGCGCTAG